A single region of the Procambarus clarkii isolate CNS0578487 chromosome 94, FALCON_Pclarkii_2.0, whole genome shotgun sequence genome encodes:
- the LOC123747243 gene encoding uncharacterized protein, with the protein MGVRERPRNNYSLSHHHNLDRQPQQLLSHHHTYQEEQQPPAINQIPPSSTNSLRLSTRSHPAPPTTSGYQPDPTQHHQQPPAINQIPPSSTNSLRLSTRSHPAPPTASGYQPDPTQLHQQPPTINQIPPSSTNSLRLSTRSHPAPPTASDYQPDPTQLHQQPPTINQIPPSTTNSLRLSTRSHPAPPTASDYQPDPTQLHQQPPTINQTPPSSPTASGYQPDPTQLHQQPLAINQIPPSSTNSLRLSTRSHPAPPTASGYQPDPTQHHQQPPAINQIPPSTTNSLRLSTRFQPAPPTTPAINQIPSSSTNSLRLSTRSHPAPPTASGYQPDPTQRHQQPPAINQIPPSATNSLRLSTRSQPAPPTSSHVVGAAQVLLEATSWA; encoded by the coding sequence CAACAACTACAGCCTTTCCCATCACCACAATCTCGACCGACAGCCACAACAGcttctctcccaccaccacacctaccaggAAGAGCAACAGCCTCCGGCTATCAACCAGATCCCACCCAGCTCCACCAACAGCCTCCGGCTATCAACCAGATCCCACCCAGCTCCACCAACAACCTCCGGCTATCAACCAGatcccacccagcaccaccaacagcctCCGGCTATCAACCAGATCCCACCCAGCTCCACCAACAGCCTCCGACTATCAACCAGATCCCACCCAGCTCCACCAACAGCCTCCGGCTATCAACCAGATCCCACCCAGCTCCACCAACAGCCTCCGACTATCAACCAGATCCCACCCAGCTCCACCAACAGCCTCCGGCTATCAACCAGATCCCACCCAGCTCCACCAACAGCCTCCGACTATCAACCAGATCCCACCCAGCTCCACCAACAGCCTCCGACTATCAACCAGatcccacccagcaccaccaacagcctCCGGCTATCAACCAGATCCCACCCAGCTCCACCAACAGCCTCCGACTATCAACCAGATCCCACCCAGCTCCACCAACAGCCTCCGACTATCAACCAGACCCCACCAAGCTCACCAACAGCCTCCGGCTATCAACCAGATCCCACCCAGCTCCACCAACAGCCTCTGGCTATCAACCAGATCCCACCCAGCTCCACCAACAGCCTCCGGCTATCAACCAGatcccacccagcaccaccaacagcctCCGGCTATCAACCAGatcccacccagcaccaccaacagcctCCGGCTATCAACCAGatcccacccagcaccaccaacagcctCCGGCTATCAACCAGATTccagccagcaccaccaacaactccGGCTATCAACCAGATCCCATCCAGCTCCACCAACAGCCTCCGGCTATCAACCAGATCCCACCCAGCTCCACCAACAGCCTCCGGCTATCAACCAGATCCCACCCAGCGCCACCAACAGCCTCCGGCTATCAACCAGATCCCACCCAGCGCCACCAACAGCCTCCGGCTATCAACCAGAtcccagccagcaccaccaacaagttCCCACGTAGTTGGCGCTGCACAAGTCTTGCTCGAGGCGACTAGCTGGGCTTGA